In the Primulina eburnea isolate SZY01 chromosome 15, ASM2296580v1, whole genome shotgun sequence genome, CATTAGTTCATTCAATGCAAGTAAAATCAAAGCAACATTGAACCAAAATGATGTGATATGATCCCTTGGAGCTTCAGATTTCTTCGGTGGATGGATTGATGATCCAGATTTATTATTCCCACAAACATCAACTCCAATATGAACATCATCGGCTGCTGCAGATGGACTCAAACACAGCCCCGAATTGCCACTGAGGTCCAAATTTTTTCCAAGCCTTTTCAAGAAACTTGAGTTAAAAGGCACAACTCCGTTCAGAAAATTTCTGCTCAAATTCAAGTGATATATATGTGAAAGATTGCCGAAACCCGCTGGAATTTCACCTGATAACAGGTTGTTCTGCAATGAAAGTGTGCTTAGATTTGTTAGTTCTGAATACCTCTCTGGTATTGTTCCCGAGTACCCACAGTTTCCAAGTCTAAGTTCTTGAAGTTTCTTAAGGTGACTGAATTCCAATGGCAGAGATATAAACATTGGATTATCTTCCATTAATAAATACTGCAAACTCTGCAACCCTTTCAATCCGTCTGGGAGTCCCCCGCTCAATTTGTTGTTGCTCAAATCCAAGAAAACCAAAGAATGCAGCTGTTGAAAACTTTCTGGAATGCTCCCAGTTAAAGAATTGTAGCTTAAATCAAGCTTTTGAAGTTCATTGAGCTGTCCTATTTTAGAGGGGATTGGTCCCATGAACTTGTTATAGCTTAAATCA is a window encoding:
- the LOC140814609 gene encoding uncharacterized protein, with product MFCSFSRSCSLQTLLLTLPFLLLSPVFSTIQVDRNSQSNKNPPHNMDPLELETLFKVMETLSSDENWKVSYPEPCQPGSSWPGIECKITGDDNLFHVIRLDFGTPPNPTCKKTARFPSEIFHLPYLESVFIFQCLTHIPTIISVSVNESFINSPIQQLSLRSNSRLVGSIPPQLSSLKSLQILTLPQNRLTGPIPVEIFSLTSLLHLDLSYNFITGAIPFEIGNFRNIVGLDLSYNKFMGPIPSKIGQLNELQKLDLSYNSLTGSIPESFQQLHSLVFLDLSNNKLSGGLPDGLKGLQSLQYLLMEDNPMFISLPLEFSHLKKLQELRLGNCGYSGTIPERYSELTNLSTLSLQNNLLSGEIPAGFGNLSHIYHLNLSRNFLNGVVPFNSSFLKRLGKNLDLSGNSGLCLSPSAAADDVHIGVDVCGNNKSGSSIHPPKKSEAPRDHITSFWFNVALILLALNELMFSA